The following are encoded together in the Deltaproteobacteria bacterium genome:
- a CDS encoding YwbE family protein, with product MNGQNRKDIRPGLQVDIVTKQDQRSGRRTRGIVKEILTNSSHHPHGIKVRLETSEVGRVQEIVD from the coding sequence ATGAACGGTCAAAACCGGAAGGACATAAGACCCGGACTACAGGTCGATATCGTCACGAAACAGGACCAACGTAGCGGGAGGAGGACACGCGGCATCGTCAAAGAGATTCTGACGAATTCCTCGCATCACCCACACGGGATTAAAGTGCGCCTTGAGACCAGTGAGGTTGGCAGAGTGCAAGAGATCGTCGATTGA
- a CDS encoding type II toxin-antitoxin system HicB family antitoxin, with the protein MNNTMSYKGYTASMIFDTEDKIIVGRVLDLDDIIAFHGESVSEFEANFHAVIEDYISACAELGSKPEKPASGKLMLRIAPEVHAAALKAAARSGVSLNKWAEKALGAAAH; encoded by the coding sequence ATGAACAACACAATGAGCTACAAGGGCTATACGGCGAGCATGATCTTCGATACGGAAGACAAAATCATCGTTGGCCGAGTCCTCGATCTTGATGACATCATCGCCTTTCACGGAGAGTCCGTGTCTGAATTTGAAGCCAACTTCCACGCCGTGATCGAAGACTATATCTCTGCGTGCGCGGAACTGGGCAGCAAGCCTGAGAAGCCGGCAAGCGGCAAACTGATGTTGCGCATCGCGCCTGAGGTTCATGCGGCTGCGCTCAAAGCGGCGGCAAGAAGCGGCGTTAGTCTCAATAAGTGGGCAGAGAAGGCTCTGGGAGCTGCAGCGCACTGA
- a CDS encoding retropepsin-like domain-containing protein, which yields MSFPFDSQQGLIMVRAELWGPAGSIVLRLALDTGATGTVVNIGMLVTIGYDPALVPDRIQVTTGSGVEFVPRVTLDKITALGQERTDFPVLGHTVPPSAGIDGLLGLDFFRGQSLTLDFRTGQVMLA from the coding sequence ATGAGTTTCCCTTTCGATTCGCAGCAAGGGCTGATCATGGTTCGCGCCGAGTTGTGGGGACCTGCTGGTAGCATCGTCTTACGGCTGGCGCTCGACACGGGAGCGACGGGTACCGTGGTCAACATAGGGATGTTGGTTACTATCGGCTACGATCCGGCCCTCGTGCCAGACCGCATACAGGTAACCACAGGAAGTGGGGTCGAGTTTGTGCCTCGCGTTACGCTGGACAAAATTACGGCTCTTGGGCAAGAGCGCACTGACTTTCCAGTGCTGGGGCACACCGTACCACCAAGCGCAGGCATTGATGGGCTGCTTGGGCTGGACTTCTTTCGCGGCCAGAGTTTGACTCTTGATTTTCGTACCGGTCAAGTGATGCTGGCCTGA
- a CDS encoding two pore domain potassium channel family protein, with the protein MRRLRTIRPVWFAAAYLLMIPGCGALYSRFADEFYQSNASAEGEAARVRVEVEGQLLKTVADFFAYPQKEGFGNTIADLAVVDLRCQDPYITFVSPFVRRLPRSYTNLTHRPIWRLEFPPLETPDGGQVRVFVRIERLPEFMLYGLSQHRDLSFGLEYAWGPVRAARFVPDYKLPDSLGKVAFGNVEGILYISAEIFDRVERYRAVCVGSPSPLGGGLLRFMYLSAVTITTLGYGDIVPVTDRARVLVGCEAVFGVVVAGLFLNSLAGKRAEAGGNAA; encoded by the coding sequence ATGCGAAGGCTGCGGACGATTCGCCCAGTATGGTTTGCTGCGGCTTATCTGCTGATGATACCGGGATGTGGCGCGCTGTACTCGCGCTTTGCGGACGAGTTTTATCAGTCGAATGCGTCAGCCGAAGGCGAGGCAGCGCGGGTTCGAGTTGAAGTTGAGGGCCAGCTGCTGAAGACAGTTGCCGACTTCTTCGCCTACCCTCAGAAGGAAGGGTTTGGTAACACCATCGCCGATCTGGCTGTCGTTGATTTGCGGTGCCAAGATCCCTACATCACCTTTGTGAGTCCCTTCGTCCGTCGTCTCCCAAGGTCGTACACGAACCTGACTCATCGACCGATCTGGCGTCTTGAATTCCCACCGTTGGAGACGCCGGATGGTGGCCAGGTCCGAGTGTTCGTTCGTATCGAGCGCCTTCCTGAGTTCATGTTGTATGGCTTGAGTCAGCACCGGGATTTGTCTTTCGGCTTGGAATACGCATGGGGTCCCGTACGAGCCGCCCGTTTCGTACCGGACTACAAACTTCCCGATTCGCTGGGAAAAGTCGCTTTCGGAAACGTCGAAGGGATTCTGTACATCTCCGCTGAAATCTTCGATCGTGTCGAGCGCTACCGTGCGGTCTGTGTAGGTTCGCCGTCTCCACTGGGAGGGGGGCTGCTTCGGTTCATGTACCTCAGCGCCGTGACCATCACCACACTGGGCTACGGAGACATAGTGCCTGTCACCGACCGGGCGCGTGTTCTGGTCGGATGCGAGGCTGTCTTTGGAGTCGTTGTAGCCGGACTGTTCTTGAACAGTCTTGCTGGAAAGAGGGCCGAGGCAGGAGGGAATGCCGCCTAA